From the Carya illinoinensis cultivar Pawnee chromosome 4, C.illinoinensisPawnee_v1, whole genome shotgun sequence genome, one window contains:
- the LOC122308516 gene encoding egg cell-secreted protein 1.4-like — MAAYSSTLVLVTVLIIAWTVTTTATAGVPPLNSGSTRAARLQLDNDYSQSNCWGSLFELQSCMGEVVLFFLNGEIYLGPSCCRAIRVVEHECWPAMLASLGFTEQEGDILRGYCDSSGAATPPQLQPPISSDQGATAAATISRKLVP, encoded by the coding sequence ATGGCGGCCTACTCTTCAACGCTCGTTCTCGTAACAGTACTGATCATAGCATGGACAGTGACCACGACGGCGACAGCAGGAGTACCGCCCTTGAACTCCGGTTCGACACGGGCAGCTCGCTTGCAGTTGGACAACGACTACAGCCAGTCCAACTGCTGGGGCTCCTTGTTCGAGCTCCAATCGTGCATGGGCGAGGTCGTCCTGTTCTTCCTCAACGGGGAGATCTATCTGGGCCCCAGCTGCTGCCGTGCCATCAGGGTCGTAGAGCACGAGTGCTGGCCTGCCATGCTTGCCTCCCTCGGCTTCACTGAACAAGAAGGCGATATTCTCCGTGGCTACTGTGATTCTTCTGGTGCCGCAACACCCCCACAGCTACAGCCACCAATATCAAGCGATCAGGGTGCCACGGCGGCGGCGACCATTTCTAGGAAATTAGTTCCCTAG